A region from the Gallus gallus isolate bGalGal1 chromosome 25, bGalGal1.mat.broiler.GRCg7b, whole genome shotgun sequence genome encodes:
- the LOC121107578 gene encoding claw keratin-like, with protein sequence MSCSSLCAPACGVATPAPLADSCNEPCVRQCPDSTVVIQPPATVVTFPGPILSSFPQNAAVGSAGVPAIGSGMGGTFGRSAGFGGYGGLGGYGGFYGLGGYGGYGGFGSCGYGGWRRGLSYLSGSCGPC encoded by the coding sequence GTGGGGTGGCCACCCCGGCCCCACTGGCTGacagctgcaacgagccctGCGTGCGCCAGTGCCCTGACTCCACTGTGGTGATCCAACCCCCGGCCACCGTGGTCACCTTCCCTGggcccatcctcagctccttcccacagaATGCTGCTGTTGGCTCAGCAGGAGTCCCCGCCATCGGATCGGGCATGGGTGGCACCTTTGGACGCAGTGCCGGTTTTGGTGGCTATGGAGGCCTGGGAGGCTATGGAGGCTTTTATGGCCTTGGTGGCTATGGGGGCTATGGAGGCTTTGGTAGCTGTGGATACGGTGGCTGGCGCCGAGGCCTCAGTTACCTCAGTGGCAGCTGTGGGCCCTGCTAA